In Chryseobacterium gotjawalense, the following are encoded in one genomic region:
- a CDS encoding GLPGLI family protein codes for MTNKPIILLIFSLILISSALQAQRVRFYYNYKSIPDSLNKQNVLDELMVLELDIDKKESVFFSQIKLKSDSVMAANTIKGNWMMPNSSIRTQYVIEKKLEHKEIFFYTRNHTIVPVSKVKDQRKFDWKITNEKDSVLIYSVQKATTEFGGRIWNAWFTNDIPFSDGPYKFSGLPGLILKISDVTNSHNFELFGLEKIESNAYKLLGQKSYLQAMNLSFDSYFKSVLADRKEPGLLLKQKVFRGEVYFKDEEDKQKYLRDNEAHAQEELAKDNNQIEILL; via the coding sequence ATGACAAACAAACCTATAATTCTATTAATATTTTCCCTAATTTTAATTTCTTCCGCACTTCAGGCTCAACGAGTTAGGTTTTATTACAACTACAAATCCATTCCTGATTCACTGAATAAACAAAATGTTTTGGATGAATTAATGGTTCTGGAACTTGATATAGATAAAAAGGAATCTGTTTTCTTTTCTCAAATCAAATTAAAATCAGATTCAGTAATGGCAGCAAATACAATTAAAGGAAATTGGATGATGCCGAATTCATCTATTAGAACTCAATATGTAATAGAAAAGAAATTAGAACATAAAGAAATTTTTTTCTACACGCGCAATCATACGATAGTTCCAGTTTCTAAGGTTAAGGATCAACGCAAATTTGACTGGAAAATCACCAATGAGAAAGATAGTGTGTTGATCTATTCAGTTCAAAAAGCAACTACGGAGTTTGGCGGTAGAATTTGGAATGCCTGGTTTACAAATGATATCCCTTTTTCTGATGGACCTTACAAATTTTCCGGATTACCAGGTTTAATTCTTAAAATTTCTGATGTCACTAACAGTCACAATTTTGAGCTGTTTGGCCTTGAAAAAATAGAATCTAATGCCTACAAATTATTGGGTCAAAAATCATATCTTCAGGCTATGAATCTGTCCTTCGATTCCTATTTTAAGTCAGTGTTAGCTGATCGAAAAGAACCCGGACTTCTTTTAAAACAAAAAGTTTTTCGAGGAGAAGTTTATTTTAAGGATGAAGAAGATAAACAAAAGTACTTGAGAGATAATGAGGCTCATGCTCAGGAAGAACTTGCAAAAGATAATAATCAGATTGAAATTTTACTCTAA
- a CDS encoding GLPGLI family protein, with protein MKKPLLPFLFLLINYSVIHSQIFTYQYQFIPDSTATEKKVSQLMILNIDKDRSEFYSLEKMKIDSTLLDRRIKGDNDPRYSQSEYITTYRILKYPNVKTLDHKLTLGVSPFVLKDNRKINWKLESEFAEILGFKVQKATTTFGGRKWIAYFTRDILFTDGPYKFRGLPGLIVKVADEKDQHVFELIGVKNATENFVYPSSVSLKDLPAIDYKMFKRKFKEYRDNPAADLLGSIPDQPDRNGNMKTGTELWLEISKIEKDKLKKDNNILEIDLLKH; from the coding sequence ATGAAAAAACCTCTTTTACCTTTTCTCTTTTTATTAATTAATTATTCAGTTATTCATAGTCAAATTTTCACATATCAATACCAATTTATACCAGATTCAACTGCAACAGAAAAGAAGGTTTCTCAACTAATGATTTTAAACATTGATAAAGATCGATCGGAGTTTTATAGTTTAGAAAAAATGAAAATTGATTCCACACTTTTAGATAGAAGAATTAAGGGAGACAATGATCCCCGATATTCTCAAAGTGAATATATTACGACGTACAGAATTCTTAAATATCCAAATGTTAAAACACTTGATCATAAGCTTACTTTAGGAGTGTCGCCATTTGTATTAAAAGATAACCGTAAGATTAACTGGAAATTAGAATCAGAATTTGCTGAAATACTCGGGTTTAAAGTCCAAAAGGCAACAACAACTTTCGGAGGTAGAAAATGGATTGCTTATTTCACCAGGGATATTCTTTTTACCGATGGACCCTATAAATTTCGTGGATTACCTGGACTTATTGTAAAAGTTGCAGATGAAAAAGACCAACATGTATTTGAATTAATAGGTGTAAAAAACGCTACTGAAAACTTTGTCTATCCCTCCTCCGTCAGTTTAAAAGATCTACCAGCGATAGACTATAAAATGTTTAAAAGAAAGTTTAAAGAATACCGTGATAATCCAGCAGCAGATTTACTGGGAAGTATTCCCGATCAGCCTGATCGTAATGGAAATATGAAAACAGGAACAGAACTTTGGTTAGAAATTTCAAAGATAGAAAAAGATAAATTAAAGAAAGATAATAATATCTTAGAAATTGATTTATTAAAACATTAA
- a CDS encoding GLPGLI family protein, whose amino-acid sequence MQKSSILFIFSIVSASLFSQNYRIGYEYSFKMDSLNRNLIEKELMNLDITREGSNFYSNEKFIYDSLINVEMKRAESMKSRNMDISNIPLNYKIDYSVTKKYPNFETNLHTAINGDEFSVLNTDKLSWNILADNKEIEGFKAQKAMTEFGGRKWIAWFTTEIAIQDGPYKFNGLPGLILNIEDEKGDHIFKFVGSKKITINPTVNGDSKVRPVEISAKKFTQIWKEYTNDPTKKIRQIFSQNSEAKLQMFDNTGRELSKQEILKIRDQQAKEKLKRNNNFLELSLYQ is encoded by the coding sequence ATGCAAAAATCTAGTATCCTTTTTATTTTCTCTATAGTATCCGCTTCGTTATTCTCCCAAAATTACAGAATTGGATATGAGTATTCGTTTAAGATGGATTCTTTGAATAGAAATTTAATTGAAAAAGAGTTGATGAATTTAGATATTACGAGAGAAGGTTCCAATTTTTATAGTAACGAAAAATTTATATATGATTCGCTTATAAATGTTGAGATGAAAAGAGCAGAGTCAATGAAATCACGTAATATGGATATTTCAAACATCCCATTAAACTACAAAATTGACTATTCGGTGACCAAAAAATACCCAAATTTTGAAACAAATCTCCACACCGCGATTAACGGTGATGAATTTTCTGTACTTAATACAGATAAATTAAGTTGGAATATTCTGGCTGATAATAAAGAAATTGAAGGTTTCAAAGCCCAAAAAGCAATGACTGAATTTGGCGGAAGAAAATGGATTGCCTGGTTTACTACAGAGATAGCAATCCAAGACGGGCCTTATAAATTTAATGGTTTACCGGGACTAATTCTAAACATTGAAGATGAAAAAGGAGATCATATATTTAAATTTGTAGGAAGTAAAAAAATCACTATAAATCCAACTGTCAATGGTGACTCAAAAGTCAGGCCAGTGGAAATTTCTGCTAAAAAATTCACCCAGATTTGGAAAGAATATACTAATGATCCTACAAAAAAGATACGTCAAATCTTTTCCCAGAATTCAGAAGCAAAACTACAGATGTTTGATAATACAGGAAGGGAGCTTTCAAAGCAGGAAATCCTAAAAATTAGAGATCAACAAGCTAAAGAAAAACTGAAGAGAAATAATAATTTTTTAGAATTATCACTATATCAGTGA
- a CDS encoding GLPGLI family protein, whose translation MNFKWELINEFSNILDHKVQKATTEYGGRKWSVWFAADISIQDGPYKFKSLPGLILKVEDEKQNHIFELKGIQNSETAFIYPDVKNYREVNITFPQYAKAYQNYRKNPASLIGRIPDQRNADGKFRTGTEIIREIEKNLLERISRDNNIIEIDLLK comes from the coding sequence ATTAACTTTAAGTGGGAACTCATCAACGAGTTTTCAAATATTTTAGATCACAAAGTTCAAAAAGCAACCACTGAATATGGTGGACGAAAATGGAGTGTCTGGTTTGCAGCAGATATTTCCATTCAAGACGGACCGTATAAGTTTAAAAGTTTACCGGGATTGATTTTAAAAGTTGAGGATGAAAAGCAAAATCATATTTTCGAATTGAAAGGAATTCAAAATAGTGAAACTGCTTTTATTTATCCAGATGTAAAAAATTATAGGGAAGTTAATATCACTTTCCCCCAATATGCAAAAGCATATCAAAATTACAGAAAGAACCCCGCGAGCTTAATTGGAAGGATACCTGATCAAAGAAATGCGGACGGTAAATTTCGAACAGGCACAGAAATCATACGGGAAATAGAGAAAAATCTACTTGAAAGAATCAGCAGAGATAATAATATAATAGAAATTGATTTATTAAAGTAA
- a CDS encoding GLPGLI family protein, with protein sequence MRNKLLFILFLIVISYNAQTKRFIYDVEYKKDSTSNVKTKENYHLDINGKAVDYYTRDYFIADSLIVNNIPFPETLKLKPSSIVTHIIGFNNFEEYDLLENTIINLKSKDLQSWTLTNETKVVKTLNLQKAQTYWGGRHWTAWFTEEIPFQVGPYKFHGLPGLIVELFDDNGNYKFELVNSQNLKNNAENQYLKVAKQRSVPVNWEKYKNTKLKYYQSPIDFIKNAKGSSQKSEFFLNDGTIVNPNNSREINKTLRQAIKKFNNPINLDSAIQYD encoded by the coding sequence ATGAGGAATAAGCTACTTTTTATTTTATTTTTAATCGTAATTTCTTACAACGCTCAAACAAAGAGATTTATTTATGATGTAGAATATAAGAAAGATTCTACGTCAAATGTAAAAACTAAGGAAAATTATCATTTGGATATAAATGGGAAAGCAGTCGATTACTACACCCGAGATTATTTTATTGCTGACTCACTCATTGTAAATAATATTCCTTTTCCAGAAACCTTAAAACTCAAACCCTCCTCAATAGTAACACACATCATTGGGTTTAATAATTTTGAAGAGTATGATTTATTAGAGAACACCATTATAAATTTAAAATCTAAAGACCTTCAATCATGGACGCTCACAAACGAAACGAAAGTAGTTAAAACCTTGAACTTACAAAAAGCTCAAACTTATTGGGGTGGAAGGCATTGGACTGCATGGTTCACCGAGGAAATACCGTTTCAAGTAGGTCCTTATAAATTTCATGGTTTACCTGGTCTAATTGTAGAGTTATTTGATGACAATGGAAATTACAAGTTTGAATTGGTGAATTCTCAAAATCTAAAAAATAACGCCGAGAATCAATATTTAAAAGTAGCAAAGCAAAGAAGTGTGCCGGTAAACTGGGAGAAATATAAAAACACAAAATTAAAATACTATCAATCTCCTATTGATTTTATTAAAAATGCTAAGGGTTCATCACAAAAATCGGAATTTTTTCTAAATGATGGCACAATCGTAAATCCCAATAACTCACGCGAAATAAACAAAACGCTTCGGCAGGCAATTAAAAAATTCAATAATCCTATTAACTTAGATAGTGCAATACAATACGATTAA
- a CDS encoding carboxypeptidase-like regulatory domain-containing protein gives MKVYILIPFVIFNFCNSQSVKLKIVDAESDLPISNARIILSNEVTYSNSDGFALLQKPIQNISISAFGYKSETISNITTEIKLTPLYQSIDEVQIKAVDFKTILENVSENYSKLYFNKSSIYDIVYKQKNIEDDSIYFLLIAEANLWTKSNLYNRKKADQKKYDDFIQLELNNIRFLKIADDKKDEMNNADISASKEFLGTLFFNYSLEKFLNFLNGKGTKYSGNLTNENNGLQNISFNATSQSGIKLFGNFTYNKVDKVITYFELNYDQSVVTPYKFKDKNNIEHEFKPGNGQNIFEFYKNEDKYIPSFSKTQSDSYITTDNIKHKKNFSREIIYQSFLPTRELGVSNKVDFTKQIWNNLVNEKPREDVILLTVKEQEFLKQDINEE, from the coding sequence ATTTTTAATTTTTGTAATTCACAAAGCGTAAAATTAAAAATTGTTGATGCTGAAAGCGACCTACCAATATCAAATGCAAGAATTATTCTTTCAAATGAAGTTACTTATAGTAACTCTGATGGTTTCGCATTATTACAAAAGCCGATACAAAATATTTCAATCTCAGCATTCGGTTACAAATCTGAGACAATTTCAAATATAACTACAGAAATTAAGCTTACACCATTATATCAAAGTATTGATGAAGTTCAAATTAAAGCAGTTGACTTTAAAACAATTCTTGAAAATGTTTCTGAAAATTATTCTAAATTATATTTTAATAAAAGTTCGATTTATGACATAGTCTACAAACAAAAAAATATAGAAGACGATAGTATTTATTTTCTTTTAATTGCAGAGGCCAATCTTTGGACTAAATCTAATTTATACAACAGGAAGAAAGCTGATCAAAAAAAATACGATGATTTTATTCAGCTGGAATTAAACAATATTAGATTCTTGAAAATTGCTGATGATAAGAAAGATGAAATGAATAATGCAGATATAAGTGCTTCAAAAGAATTCTTGGGAACGCTTTTTTTCAATTACAGTTTAGAAAAATTTTTAAATTTTTTAAATGGAAAAGGAACCAAATACTCCGGTAATTTGACAAACGAAAATAATGGACTTCAAAACATTTCCTTCAATGCAACTTCCCAATCCGGTATAAAATTATTCGGAAATTTCACCTATAATAAGGTTGATAAAGTGATAACTTATTTTGAATTAAATTATGACCAATCTGTTGTTACTCCGTATAAATTCAAAGATAAAAATAACATTGAGCACGAATTTAAACCCGGAAATGGACAAAATATATTTGAGTTTTACAAGAATGAAGATAAATATATACCTTCATTTTCCAAAACCCAAAGCGATAGTTACATTACAACAGATAATATAAAACATAAAAAGAATTTTTCCAGAGAAATCATTTATCAAAGTTTTTTACCAACGAGGGAACTCGGAGTTAGTAATAAAGTTGATTTCACCAAACAGATTTGGAATAATTTAGTAAATGAAAAACCCAGAGAAGATGTAATTTTATTGACTGTAAAAGAACAAGAATTTTTAAAACAAGATATTAATGAGGAATAA